A window of Vicinamibacterales bacterium genomic DNA:
TCGACCTTCGAGGAGATCACCACCGACCAGCCCCACAAGCCCCTGCTCGAGCCCATGAAGCGCGGCTCCGGCCGGAACAACATGGGCCGGCTCACCGTTCGTCATCGCGGCGGCGGCGAGAAGACCCACTACCGGCGGATCGACTTCAAGCGCGACAAGCCGGGCGTGCCGGCGCGCCTGGCCACGATCGAGTACGACCCGAACCGCTCCGCGCGGATCGGCCTGCTTCACTACCGCGACGGCGAGAAGCGC
This region includes:
- the rplB gene encoding 50S ribosomal protein L2 (one of the primary rRNA-binding proteins; required for association of the 30S and 50S subunits to form the 70S ribosome, for tRNA binding and peptide bond formation), which encodes MPLRSYKATSPGRRWMTRSTFEEITTDQPHKPLLEPMKRGSGRNNMGRLTVRHRGGGEKTHYRRIDFKRDKPGVPARLATIEYDPNRSARIGLLHYRDGEKR